TCGGTCCAGCTTCGGTCACCAGCTCCAACGGTCGGCGACTGTCGATCCCGCGGCTCTACCAGGCCCTGCTCAGCGGCGATGCGTTGCCGGCGGATGTCGCGCCACTGCATCTGTCCGACAGCAACGACGAGGTCGAGGTCATCCCGCACGTCGTCGCCGACGACCTGTCCCTGAAGAGCCTGGCGCGCGGCATCGACACCACCGGCCGGTCGACCGCCCGCGTCATCGAGGCGTCCTGGTCCGGGATTCGCCAGCCGGTGCCGGACTCGCACACCCGCAGCGAACGCGTGCTGCCGGTGCTCATCGCCGACGCGACGCACGGCGGCCAGCTGCAGCAGCGCTACGACGACGCGGTCGACTGGCGTGCCGAGGGCGGTTCGTGGGGTGTCGTGCTCCACCTGCTGGACGGGACTGCCGCAACCGTCGAGTCGACACTCGCCTCGCTGCAGAAGGCCGCGCAACCAGCGGGTCAGGTCGGCACCGTCGTCACCGTCGGCGCGACCACCGTGCCGACCGGGCCGACCGCGATTGCGACTCCGCCAGTGATCGGCGGCAAGACGACCTTCCCGACCGCGCCGGTGTCGTCGCAGTCCCCGCCGCCGGCGACGACCCCGCCGACGCAGATCCCGCCGAACCTGCTGGGCGGGCTGATCGAGACCCTGCAGTCGGTGATCAGCGGTGTCCTCAACCTGTTGCCGCACGACTCGACGGCGCCCACCGACACGACGACGCCGACGACGCCGAAAGGCAGCACCGCGACGACGTCGACCGTCAAGGGCTCGCCGGACACGACCGTCGTCCGGACGGGCAAACCGGCCACGCCGACACCGAGCCCGTCTGCGACGCCGGACGGGTTGCTAGGCGATCTGCTCGGTGGGCTGCTCGGCCAGCACTGACCCGGCCGTCGCGGCGTAGCCCGCCGCGAGCAGCAGGTACGCCGCGCTCATCGCCAGCACTGCGGCGACGCTGCGGCCGTCGTCGGGCATGAGGTAGGCCGAAACGACCGCCGCCGCCGCGAAGCAGATGTTGCCGGCGGCGTCGTAAATGGCGAAGGCTCGTCCGAGGTAGTCGTCGTCGACCGTGGCCTGCACGGTCGTGTCCACGCAGATCTTGGTGCCCTGCATCGCGAAGCCGAGCACCACCGCGGAGACGGTGAACAGCGCGAGGGAGAACGGCAGACCGAAGGCGAGCTCGGACGCCGCCGGCAGCAGCGTGGTCGCGACGATCCATGCCCGCCGGCCGATGATCGCGGTCACCCGCGGCGTGATCGCCGCGGCGGCGACCAGGCCGATGCCGCCGGCGGTGGCGGCTTGGCCGGCACCCGACAGCCCGGCCCGCAGCAGACCTTCCGAATGGAAGGAGTAGCGGTAGAGCAGCAGCAGCATGATCGTCCACGCGCCGAACAACGCCCGCTGCCCGCACAGCACGGCGAGCGCGAAGGCCGCCTCGCGGCGCGACCACAGGTGCCTGGCTCCAGCGACCAACCCGGAGGCCACCTCGGCCAGATGCTTCGCGAGAGCCTCGCCGGGCTGCTCGTGAGGACCGAGGGCGTCGGCGGGCAACATCAGGGCGACCGCGCCGGCGACGAGGTAGCCGAGCGCCGACAGCGCCGCCACCAGCGCGCTGCCGTGATCCCCGGCCCCTACGACGTCGCGGGCGCCGACCCCGATCCCGCCGCCGATGATCGTGACCACCGTCCCGGCCGTGGTGCTGAAGGCGTTGCCGAGCACGAGCCGGTCGGAGCCGACCACACTCGGCAACGAGGCGCTCTGGGCGGCCAGGTAGAACCGGTTGACCGCGATCGCGCTGAACGCTGCCGCTTCGAACCCGACCGAGGTCGACCCCACGGTGAGGAGCAGGAGCGCGGACAGCGCGGCGAGCGCGGCGTGCACCGCGGCGCCACGGGAAAGGATCCGCTGCCGCCGCCAGCGGTCCAGGAAGATGCCGACGAACGGGCCGAGCAGGCTGTAGGGCAGGACGAGCAACGCCAGGCCGCCGGCGATCTGGGCGGGCCTGGTCTGGTGGTCGGGGTTGAACAGCAGGGCGCCGTACAGGCTCGCTTGAAAGATGCCGTCGGCGGTCTGCGAGGTCAGTCGCGACGCGAGCAGAACGCGAAACTGCCGCTCACCGAAGAGTCCGTGAAGACTCTCGGTGCGCGGCAGTCGCATGACCGCACGTTATGTCGTGCGGTGTCGCACCTCAGCGCTCGACGGTGCCCGCAATGAAGCCCGCGACGGCCTCGCGTGCCTCGTCGTCGCTGTACTGAACCGGCGGAGACTTCATGAAGTACGACGACGCCGACAGGATCGGTCCGCCGATGCCGCGGTCCTTGGCGATCTTCGCGGCGCGGACCGCGTCGATGATGACGCCGGCCGAGTTCGGGGAGTCGTGCACCTCGAGCTTGTACTCGAGGTTCAGCGGAGTGTCGCCGAACGAGCGGCCCTCGAGCCGGACGTAGGCCCACTTGCGGTCCTCGAGCCACGGCACGTGGTCGGACGGGCCGATGTGCACGTCGGCGCCGCGCATCTCGTGCGGGATCTGCGAGGTGACCGACTGCGTCTTGGAGATCTTCTTCGACTGGAGGCGCTTGCGCTCCAACATGTTCTTGAAGTCCATGTTGCCGCCGAAGTTGAGCTGGTAGGTGCGCAGCAGCTCGACGCCGCGGTCCTCGAAAAGCTTCGCGAGCACGCGGTGGGTGATGGTCGCGCCGACCTGGCTCTTGATGTCGTCACCGATGATCGGTACGCCGGCGTCGGTGAACTTCTGCGCCCACTCCGGGTCGCTGGCGATGAACACCGGCAGCGCGTTGACGAAGGCGACCTTCGCGTCGATCGCGCACTGGGCGTAGAAGCGGTCGGCCTGCTCGCTGCCGACCGGCAGGTAGGAGACCAGCACGTCGACCTTGGCGTCCTGGAGCACCTTGACGACGTCGACCGGCGCTTCGTCGGACTCCTCGACCATGTCGAGGTAGTACTCGCCGAGGCCGTCGTAGGTGTGACCGCGCTGGACGATCACGCCGCTCGGCGGGACGTCACAGATCTTGATCGTGTTGTTCTCGCTGGCGACGATCGCCTCGGAGAGGTCACGGCCGACCTTCTTGCCGTCCACGTCGAAGGCGGCGACGAACTCGACGTCGCGGACGTGGTAACCGCCGAAGTCCACGTGCATGAGACCCGGCACTCGCGCTTCGGGGTCGGCGTTCTTGTAGTACTCGACGCCCTGGACGAGCGACGAGGCGCAGTTGCCTACGCCGACGATGGCGACTCGGATGGAACCCATCTTGAGTGGTCTCCTTGTTGACGGTTACTTAGCGACGGTTGCGCTGTTGGAAGTACGGCGAGCCCGCGCCGGTCGTGCGGCGACGCCGGCGCGTTCGGTGGCGATGAGCTCGTTGAGCCAACGCACCTCTCGCTCGACCGACTCCAGACCGTGGCGCTGCAGTTCGAGGGTGTAGCGGTCGATACGGCCGCGGGCGGTGCTCATGGACGACGTTGCACTCTCCTGTCGTTCCTCGAGCCGGCTGCGACGACCCTCGAGGATCCGCAGCCGGGTCTCGGCGTCGGTCTGCGCGAAGAACGCGAACCGGACGCCGAAGCTTTCGTCGTCCCACGCCGACGGCCCGCCTTCGGCGAGCTGCTCCTGCAGCCGCTCCTTGCCTTCGGCGGTCAGCTTGTACGTCGTCTTCTTGCGACGACCGGGGCCGACCTCGCTCGCGCTCTCGTCGGAGGTGATGAAGCCGCCGGACTGCAACGCGGACAGGCAGGGGTAGAGCGTCCCGTAGGAGATGGCACGGAATGGACCGAGCACTGCCTTGAGCCGCTTGTTCAGCTCGTAGCCGTGCATGGGGGACTCGTTGAGCAGCC
The sequence above is a segment of the Mycobacteriales bacterium genome. Coding sequences within it:
- a CDS encoding inositol-3-phosphate synthase, translating into MGSIRVAIVGVGNCASSLVQGVEYYKNADPEARVPGLMHVDFGGYHVRDVEFVAAFDVDGKKVGRDLSEAIVASENNTIKICDVPPSGVIVQRGHTYDGLGEYYLDMVEESDEAPVDVVKVLQDAKVDVLVSYLPVGSEQADRFYAQCAIDAKVAFVNALPVFIASDPEWAQKFTDAGVPIIGDDIKSQVGATITHRVLAKLFEDRGVELLRTYQLNFGGNMDFKNMLERKRLQSKKISKTQSVTSQIPHEMRGADVHIGPSDHVPWLEDRKWAYVRLEGRSFGDTPLNLEYKLEVHDSPNSAGVIIDAVRAAKIAKDRGIGGPILSASSYFMKSPPVQYSDDEAREAVAGFIAGTVER
- a CDS encoding PadR family transcriptional regulator, with the protein product MLELAVLGLLNESPMHGYELNKRLKAVLGPFRAISYGTLYPCLSALQSGGFITSDESASEVGPGRRKKTTYKLTAEGKERLQEQLAEGGPSAWDDESFGVRFAFFAQTDAETRLRILEGRRSRLEERQESATSSMSTARGRIDRYTLELQRHGLESVEREVRWLNELIATERAGVAARPARARRTSNSATVAK